Proteins co-encoded in one Gouania willdenowi chromosome 1, fGouWil2.1, whole genome shotgun sequence genomic window:
- the LOC114468898 gene encoding microtubule-associated protein 9-like produces MTTLAYTKSRKTSKRTTFQDELRAAVLERVKKTSPDQYTCYEDIEEAVDGHSTTSCQSPERGTCNTAIDQYPYCDDSEEDVDGQSTTSCQSPECGTCNTAIDQYLYCDDSEEDVDVDDLLIQLKSRIKKTDAFKASKGKVTSNISELSDDEGGENRMENISFLKTQKKFSPQNYASKSQDNEVADSSVNNYNDLFQTMKAEISAINNTVKLSASDVTHMESTDDFVPNRSKEQETNYTASHEEWIEWLEKKKLKSKEMKQRKQEGKQKKGQEARKQDAIAFHEAWKKRKAECFRAKDKENEQRLRKEKEASQQQAEKRLLAERVFQNWKRDRDDLQKEKYRKQLESENKLKMKKQEEDEKRRNNCKSAFSNWCERKKNVNQEQHKSQQKTLRNKKEEKRYTNESMLEWLKKKNEKSKEKMQLKQKEEMQKEEKKKEQEAKAQEAVASYEAWKKRKADYFKAIDKEKQEMIRKEKEATLEKVEQRQSAEQGFIKWKSEHDELLKEKYRKQLETENELKMKKQEQDEERKNNCKSAVSNWCEMKRSVLEKQRISQKNNREEERYIKEQKDQLAIEVYESWLANKDAEKKIQKKGRRV; encoded by the exons ATGACTACACTTGCGTACACGAAAAGCCGCAAAACATCGAAAAGAACAACATTTCAG GATGAACTCCGGGCTGCTGTGTTGGAAAGAGTAAAAAAGACCAGCCCTGACCAGTACACCTGCTATGAGGACATTGAGGAAGCTGTCGATG GACATTCTACCACCAGTTGCCAGTCCCCCGAACGTGGGACCTGTAACACCGCCATTGACCAGTACCCCTACTGTGATGACTCTGAGGAAGATGTAGATG GACAATCTACCACCAGTTGCCAGTCCCCCGAATGTGGGACCTGTAACACCGCCATTGACCAGTACCTCTACTGTGATGACTCTGAGGAAGATGTAGATGTAGATG atTTGCTGATTCAACttaaatcaagaataaagaaGACGGATGCTTTCAAGGCCTCAAAGGGGAAAGTCACATCCAACATTTCTGAGCTGTCAGACGATGAGGGCGGAGAAAATCGAATGGAGAATATCTCGTTTCTGAAAACCCAAAAGAAGTTCTCTCCCCAGAACTACGCGTCAAAGTCTCAAGATAATGAAGTAGCTGATTCTTCTGTCAACAATTACAACGACTTGTTCCAAACAATGAAAGCAGAGATTTCAGCTATCAACAACACAGTAAAGTTATCAGCATCAGATGTCACTCATATGGAATCCACAG ATGACTTTGTGCCTAATCGCAGCAAAGAGCAGGAAACGAACTATACTGCATCACATGAAGAATGGATT GAATGGCTTGAAAAGaagaaattaaaatcaaaagaGATGAAGCAGCGAAAGCAggaaggaaaacagaaaaag GGACAAGAAGCTAGAAAGCAAGATGCTATTGCATTCCATGAGGcctggaaaaaaaggaaagcggagtgtttcagagcaaaagacaaagaaaatgaGCAAAGGCTCAGAAAAGAGAAAGAAGCCTCTCAGCAGCAAGCGGAAAAAAGGCTGTTGGCCGAACGG GTGTTTCAAAACTGGAAAAGAGACCGTGATGATCTCCAAAAGGAAAAGTACAGGAAACAGCTTGAGagtgaaaataaactgaaaatgaaGAAACAAGAAGAAGATGAGAAGAGAAGGAACAACTGCAAATCTGCCTTCTCTAACTG GtgtgagagaaagaaaaatgtcaaCCAAGAACAGCACAAATCCCAACAGAAGACTCTACGGAATAAGAAGGAAGAGAAGAGATACACAAATGAGAGCATGCTG GAATggcttaaaaagaaaaatgagaaatcaaAAGAGAAAATGCAGCTAAAGCAGAAAGAGGAAATgcagaaagaagaaaagaaaaag GAACAAGAAGCTAAAGCGCAAGAAGCTGTTGCATCTTATGAGgcctggaaaaaaagaaaagcggATTATTTCAAAGCAATAGACaaagaaaaacaggaaatgatcagAAAAGAGAAAGAAGCCACTCTGGAGAAAGTGGAACAAAGGCAGTCAGCCGAACAG GGGTTTATAAAGTGGAAAAGTGAGCATGATGAACTCCTAAAGGAAAAGTACAGGAAACAGCTTGAGActgaaaatgaactgaaaatgaaaaaacaagaacaagacgAGGAGAGAAAGAACAACTGCAAATCTGCCGTCTCTAACTG GTGTGAAATGAAGAGAAGTGTTCTTGAAAAACAGCGCATATCACAAAAGAATAATAGGGAAGAGGAGCGATACATAAAGGAGCAAAAAGATCAACTGGCTATAGAGGTGTATGAGAGCTGGCTG GCCAACAAAGATGctgaaaagaaaatacaaaaaaaaggaagaagagtTTAA
- the ugdh gene encoding UDP-glucose 6-dehydrogenase, whose protein sequence is MFQIKRICCIGAGYVGGPTCSVIAHMCPEITVTVVDINESRIKAWNSDTLPIYEPGLKEVVESCRGTNLFFSTDIDSAIRDADLVFISVNTPTKTYGMGKGRAADLKFIEACARRIVEMSDGYKIVTEKSTVPVRAAESIRRIFDANTKPSLNLQVLSNPEFLAEGTAVRDLKEPDRVLIGGDETAEGQKAIRALCAVYEHWVPKARIITTNTWSSELSKLAANAFLAQRISSINSISALCEATGADVEEVAKAIGMDQRIGSKFLKASVGFGGSCFQKDVLNLVYLCEALNLPEVASYWQQVIDMNEYQRRRFACRIIDCLFNTVTGKKIALLGFSFKKDTGDTRESSSIYISKYLMDEGAKLFIYDPKVLKEQIIYDLSQPHISEDNPQRVSELVTITSDPYEACQSAHALVICTEWDMFKELDYEKIYKKMLKPSFIFDGRRVLDHLHPHLQSIGFQIETIGKKVKVARIPYTPAAVCPRITAPEPPSKKSKV, encoded by the exons ATGTTCCAGATAAAACGTATTTGTTGCATTGGAGCTGGGTACGTGGGCGGGCCGACATGCAGCGTGATCGCACACATGTGTCCAGAGATCACTGTGACTGTGGTCGACATCAACGAGTCCCGCATCAAAGCCTGGAATTCAGACACCCTGCCTATTTATGAG CCCGGCTTGAAGGAGGTGGTGGAGTCTTGCAGAGGAACAAATTTGTTCTTCTCTACAGACATTGACTCAGCCATCAGGGACGCCGACCTCGTTTTTATCTCG GTAAACACCCCAACAAAGACCTACGGCATGGGGAAAGGTCGTGCAGCTGATCTCAAGTTCATTGAGGCATGTGCACGTCGCATTGTGGAAATGTCCGACGGCTACAAGATAGTCACAGAGAAGAGCACGGTGCCGGTCCGAGCTGCGGAGAGCATCCGTCGGATATTTGACGCCAACACGAAACCCAGCCTTAACCTGCAG GTGCTTTCCAACCCAGAGTTCCTTGCGGAAGGAACTGCAGTTCGGGACCTGAAGGAGCCAGACCGCGTCCTGATTGGTGGAGATGAGACAGCAGAAGGTCAGAAGGCCATCAGAGCTCTGTGTGCGGTGTACGAGCACTGGGTGCCCAAGGCTCGCATCATCACCACCAACACATGGTCGTCTGAGTTGTCCAAACTG GCAGCCAATGCATTCCTGGCACAGAGAATCAGCAGCATCAACAGTATCAGCGCTCTTTGTGAAGCCACTGGTGCTGATGTGGAGGAGGTCGCCAAGGCAATTGGTATGGACCAACGAATAGGAAGCAAGTTTCTTAAAGCCAGCGTAG GTTTTGGTGGAAGTTGTTTCCAGAAAGATGTTCTCAATCTGGTGTACCTGTGCGAGGCCCTCAACCTGCCCGAGGTGGCTTCCTATTGGCAGCAG GTGATAGATATGAACGAGTACCAAAGACGACGGTTTGCCTGCAGAATCATCGACTGCCTTTTCAACACCGTCACTGGTAAAAAGATCGCTCTGCTGGGCTTCTCCTTCAAAAAAGACACCGGGGACACGAG GGAGTCGTCCAGTATCTACATCTCAAAGTATCTGATGGATGAAGGTGCCAAGCTGTTTATTTATGACCCCAAAGTCCTCAAAGAGCAAATCATCTACGATCTGTCCCAGCCCCACATCTCAGAGGACAACCCACagcgag TGTCTGAGCTGGTAACCATAACATCAGACCCTTATGAGGCGTGTCAGAGCGCTCATGCTCTGGTCATCTGCACTGAGTGGGACATGTTCAAG GAACTGGACTATGAGAAGATTTATAAGAAGATGCTGAAGCCATCTTTTATTTTTGACGGTCGCAGAGTGCTAGATCACCTTCACCCTCACCTCCAGAGCATCGGGTTCCAG ATTGAGACCATCGGGAAGAAGGTGAAGGTCGCTAGGATCCCCTACACTCCAGCTGCTGTGTGTCCTCGTATCACTGCCCCTGAACCACCAAGCAAGAAATCCAAAGTCTAA